Proteins from a genomic interval of Lolium perenne isolate Kyuss_39 chromosome 1, Kyuss_2.0, whole genome shotgun sequence:
- the LOC127315275 gene encoding uncharacterized protein, translated as MSPILFVSTSFLFHLQNSTAPREEAEEERRTIEERTMHPGAVAVGVGAAGRAVMDVRAAARASIILGLAMAAIALVAATMIKPSNFHAQIIDEHAAPSPAPAPGARQCAATEAEALGMRGVALQLVLMGLLEAVFAAAADVALAGSRPVLGRWLAVLAHVYGTANAWSLWYVLNGAAVVAVGHCARGHLAYLLIGYVLLAMSYAVLLGVSLAVTLCW; from the exons ATGTCCCCCATCCTCTTCGTTTCTACTTCGTTTTTATTCCATCTCCAGAACTCCACCGCCCCTCgagaagaggcagaggaagagCGCAGGACGATCGAGGAGAGGACAATGCATCCGGGTGCAGTTGCTGTTGGTGTTGGAGCAGCAGGTCGTGCGGTGATGGACGTGCGCGCGGCGGCGAGGGCTAGCATCATACTCGGCTTGGCGATGGCTGCCATAGCCCTCGTCGCCGCTACCATGATCAAGCCCAGCAACTTCCACGCCCAG ATCATCGATGAGCACGCGGCGCCATCGCCGGCTCCGGCGCCCGGGGCGCGGCAATGCGCGGCGACGGAGGCGGAGGCGCTCGGCATGCGTGGGGTAGCGCTGCAGCTGGTGCTCATGGGGTTGCTGGAGGCGGTGTTCGCCGCGGCGGCCGACGTGGCCTTAGCTGGTTCGCGCCCCGTGCTGGGCCGGTGGCTCGCGGTCTTAGCGCACGTCTACGGCACCGCCAATGCCTGGTCCCTCTGGTACGTCCTCAACGGAGCGGCGGTCGTCGCCGTTGGCCACTGCGCCCGCGGGCACCTCGCCTACCTCCTCATCGGCTACGTCCTCCTCGCCATGTCCTACGCCGTGCTGCTCGGCGTCAGCCTCGCCGTCACACTCTGCTGGTAG